A genomic segment from Callithrix jacchus isolate 240 chromosome 8, calJac240_pri, whole genome shotgun sequence encodes:
- the TM9SF1 gene encoding transmembrane 9 superfamily member 1 — protein sequence MTVVGNPRSWSCQWLPILILLLGTDHGPGVEGVTHYKAGDPVILYVNKVGPYHNPQETYHYYQLPVCCPEKIRHKSLSLGEVLDGDRMAESLYEIRFRKNVEKRILCHMQLSSAQVEQLRQAIEELYYFEFVVDDLPIRGFVGYMEESGFLPHSHKIGLWTHLDFHLEFHGDRIIFANVSVRDVKPHSLDGLRPDEFLGLTHTYSVRWSETSVERRSDRRRGDDGFFPRTLEIHWLSIINSMVLVFLLVGFVAVILMRVLRNDLARYNLDEEMTSAGSGDDFDQGDNGWKIIHTDVFRFPPYRGLLCAVLGVGAQFLALGTGIIVMALLGMFNVHRHGAINSAAILLYALTCCISGYVSSHFYRQIGGERWVWNIILTTSLFSVPFFLTWSVVNSVHWANGSTQALPATTILLLLTVWLLVGFPLTVIGGIFGKNNASPFDAPCRTKNIAREIPPQPWYKSTGIHMTVGGFLPFSAISVELYYIFATVWGREQYTLYGILFFVFAILLSVGACISIALTYFQLSGEDYRWWWRSVLSVGSTGLFIFLYSVFYYARRSNMSGAVQTVEFFGYSLLTGYVFFLMLGTISFFSSLKFIRYIYVNLKMD from the exons ATGACAGTCGTAGGGAACCCTCGAAGTTGGAGCTGCCAGTGGTTGCCAATCCTGATACTGTTGCTGGGCACAGACCATGGGCCAGGGGTGGAAGGCGTGACGCACTACAAGGCCGGCGACCCTGTTATTCTATATGTCAACAAAGTGGGACCTTACCATaaccctcaggaaacttaccactACTATCAGCTTCCAGTCTGCTGCCCTGAGAAGATACGTCACAAAAGCCTTAGCCTGGGTGAAGTGCTGGATGGGGACCGGATGGCTGAGTCTTTGTATGAGATCCGTTTTCGGAAAAACGTGGAGAAGAGAATTCTGTGCCACATGCAGCTCAGTTCTGCACAG GTGGAGCAGCTGCGCCAGGCCATCGAAGAACTGTACTACTTTGAATTTGTGGTAGATGACTTGCCAATCCGGGGCTTTGTGGGCTACATGGAGGAGAGCGGCTTCCTGCCACACAGCCACAAGATAGGACTCTGGACTCATTTGGATTTCCACCTAGAATTCCATGGAGACCGAATTATATTTGCCAATGTTTCAGTGCGGGATGTCAAGCCCCACAGCTTGGATGGGTTACGACCTGACGAGTTCCTAGGCCTTACCCACACTTACAGCGTGCGCTGGTCTGAGACTTCAGTGGAGCGTCGGAGTGACAGGCGCCGTGGCGATGATGGTTTCTTTCCTCGAACACTGGAAATCCACTGGTTGTCCATCATCAACTCCATGGTGCTTGTGTTTTTACTGGTGGGTTTTGTGGCTGTCATTCTAATGCGTGTGCTTCGGAATGACCTGGCTCGGTACAACTTAGATGAGGAGATGACCTCTGCAGGTTCTGGTGATGACTTTGACCAGGGTGACAATGGCTGGAAAATTATCCATACAGATGTCTTCCGCTTTCCCCCATACCGTGGTCTGCTCTGTGCTGTGCTTGGTGTGGGCGCCCAGTTCCTGGCCCTTGGCACTG GCATTATTGTCATGGCACTGCTGGGCATGTTCAATGTACACCGTCATGGGGCCATTAACTCGGCAGCCATCTTGTTGTATGCCCTGACCTGCTGCATCTCTGGCTATGTGTCCAGCCACTTCTACCGGCAGATCGGAGGCGAGCGTTGGGTGTGGAACATCATTCTCACCACCAGTCTCTTCTCTG TGCCTTTCTTCCTGACGTGGAGTGTGGTGAACTCAGTGCATTGGGCCAATGGTTCGACACAGGCTCTGCCAGCCACAACCATCCTGCTGCTTCTGACGGTTTGGCTGCTGGTGGGCTTTCCCCTCACTGTCATTGGAGGCATCTTCGGGAAGAACAACGCCAGCCCCTTTGATGCACCCTGTCGCACCAAGAACATCGCCCGGGAGATCCCACCCCAGCCCTGGTACAAGTCTACTGGCATCCACATGACTGTTGGAGGCTTCCTGCCTTTCAG TGCCATCTCTGTGGAGCTGTACTACATCTTTGCCACAGTATGGGGTCGGGAGCAGTACACTTTGTATGGCATCCTCTTCTTTGTCTTCGCTATCCTGCTGAGTGTGGGGGCTTGCATCTCCATTGCACTCACCTACTTCCAGTTATCTGGGGAGGATTACCGCTGGTGGTGGCGATCTGTGCTAAGTGTTGGCTCCACCGGCCTCTTCATCTTCCTCTACTCAGTTTTCTATTATGCCCGGCGCTCCAACATGTCTGGGGCAGTACAGACAGTAGAGTTCTTTGGCTACTCCTTACTCACTGGTTATGTCTTCTTCCTCATGCTGGGCAccatctcctttttttcttccctcaagTTCATCCGTTATATCTATGTTAACCTCAAAATGGACTGA
- the TSSK4 gene encoding testis-specific serine/threonine-protein kinase 4 isoform X2 produces the protein MGKGDVSEAAPTTTATAYHSIMDEYGYELGKVIGNGSYGTVYEAFYTKQKIMVAVKIISKKKASDDYLNKFMTREIQVMKVLRHKYLINFYQAIETTSRVYIILELAQGGDVLERIQRYGACSEPLAGKWFSQLTLGIAYLHSKGIVHRDLKLENLLLDKWESVKISDFGFAKMVPSNNHVGHSASYRQVNCFSHLSQTYCGSFAYACPEILLGLPYNPFLSDTWSMGVILYTLVVAHLPFDDTNLKKLLRETQKEVTFPPNLTVSQECKNLVLQMLCQAAKRVTILDIIKDPWVLKFQPEQPTHEIRLLEAMCQPHATTNRHQSLELRPENG, from the exons ATGGGGAAGGGAGATGTCTCAGAGGCAGCACCAACCACCACAGCCACAGCCTACCACTCCATCATGGATGAATATGGTTATGAGCTGGGCAAGGTCATTGGCAATGGCTCCTATGGGACAGTATATGAGGCTTTCTACACAAAGCAGAAGATCATGGTGGCAGTCAAgatcatctcaaagaaaaaggcCTCTGATGACTATCTTAACAAGTTCATGACCCGTGAGATACAG GTAATGAAAGTCTTGCGGCACAAGTACCTCATCAACTTCTATCAGGCCATTGAGACCACATCTCGAGTATACATCATTCTGGAGCTGGCTCAGGGTGGTGACGTCCTTGAACGGATCCAGCGCTACGGGGCCTGCTCTGAGCCCCTTGCTGGCAAGTGGTTCTCCCAGCTGACCCTGGGCATTGCCTACCTGCACAGCAAGGGCATCGTGCACCG GGACTTAAAGTTGGAGAACCTGTTGCTGGACAAGTGGGAGAGTGTGAAGATATCGGACTTTGGCTTTGCCAAGATGGTGCCTTCTAACAACCATGTGGGTCATAGCGCTTCTTACCGCCAAGTGAACTGCTTTTCCCACCTTAGCCAGACTTACTGTGGCAGCTTTGCTTATGCCTGCCCAGAGATCTTACTAGGTTTGCCCTACAACCCTTTCCTGTCTGACACCTGGAGCATGGGCGTCATCCTTTACACTCTAGTGGTTGCTCATCTGCCCTTTGACGACACCAATCTCAAAAAGCTGCTGAGAGAGACTCAGAAGGAGGTCACTTTCCCACCTAACCTCACCGTCTCCCAGGAGTGCAAG AACCTGGTCCTTCAGATGCTGTGCCAAGCTGCTAAGCGTGTCACCATTCTGGATATCATTAAGGATCCCTGGGTGCTCAagttccagcctgagcaacccaCCCATGAGATCAGGCTGCTTGAGGCCATGTGCCAGCCCCATGCCACCACTAATCGTCACCAATCCTTAGAATTACGACCTGAAAATGGCTGA
- the TSSK4 gene encoding testis-specific serine/threonine-protein kinase 4 isoform X1, translating to MGKGDVSEAAPTTTATAYHSIMDEYGYELGKVIGNGSYGTVYEAFYTKQKIMVAVKIISKKKASDDYLNKFMTREIQVMKVLRHKYLINFYQAIETTSRVYIILELAQGGDVLERIQRYGACSEPLAGKWFSQLTLGIAYLHSKGIVHRLTPSLSAAGRDLKLENLLLDKWESVKISDFGFAKMVPSNNHVGHSASYRQVNCFSHLSQTYCGSFAYACPEILLGLPYNPFLSDTWSMGVILYTLVVAHLPFDDTNLKKLLRETQKEVTFPPNLTVSQECKNLVLQMLCQAAKRVTILDIIKDPWVLKFQPEQPTHEIRLLEAMCQPHATTNRHQSLELRPENG from the exons ATGGGGAAGGGAGATGTCTCAGAGGCAGCACCAACCACCACAGCCACAGCCTACCACTCCATCATGGATGAATATGGTTATGAGCTGGGCAAGGTCATTGGCAATGGCTCCTATGGGACAGTATATGAGGCTTTCTACACAAAGCAGAAGATCATGGTGGCAGTCAAgatcatctcaaagaaaaaggcCTCTGATGACTATCTTAACAAGTTCATGACCCGTGAGATACAG GTAATGAAAGTCTTGCGGCACAAGTACCTCATCAACTTCTATCAGGCCATTGAGACCACATCTCGAGTATACATCATTCTGGAGCTGGCTCAGGGTGGTGACGTCCTTGAACGGATCCAGCGCTACGGGGCCTGCTCTGAGCCCCTTGCTGGCAAGTGGTTCTCCCAGCTGACCCTGGGCATTGCCTACCTGCACAGCAAGGGCATCGTGCACCG CCTGACGCCCAGCCTTTCTGCTGCTGGTAGGGACTTAAAGTTGGAGAACCTGTTGCTGGACAAGTGGGAGAGTGTGAAGATATCGGACTTTGGCTTTGCCAAGATGGTGCCTTCTAACAACCATGTGGGTCATAGCGCTTCTTACCGCCAAGTGAACTGCTTTTCCCACCTTAGCCAGACTTACTGTGGCAGCTTTGCTTATGCCTGCCCAGAGATCTTACTAGGTTTGCCCTACAACCCTTTCCTGTCTGACACCTGGAGCATGGGCGTCATCCTTTACACTCTAGTGGTTGCTCATCTGCCCTTTGACGACACCAATCTCAAAAAGCTGCTGAGAGAGACTCAGAAGGAGGTCACTTTCCCACCTAACCTCACCGTCTCCCAGGAGTGCAAG AACCTGGTCCTTCAGATGCTGTGCCAAGCTGCTAAGCGTGTCACCATTCTGGATATCATTAAGGATCCCTGGGTGCTCAagttccagcctgagcaacccaCCCATGAGATCAGGCTGCTTGAGGCCATGTGCCAGCCCCATGCCACCACTAATCGTCACCAATCCTTAGAATTACGACCTGAAAATGGCTGA
- the TSSK4 gene encoding testis-specific serine/threonine-protein kinase 4 isoform X3, which produces MGKGDVSEAAPTTTATAYHSIMDEYGYELGKVIGNGSYGTVYEAFYTKQKIMVAVKIISKKKASDDYLNKFMTREIQVMKVLRHKYLINFYQAIETTSRVYIILELAQGGDVLERIQRYGACSEPLAGKWFSQLTLGIAYLHSKGIVHRLTPSLSAAGRDLKLENLLLDKWESVKISDFGFAKMVPSNNHVGHSASYRQVNCFSHLSQTYCGSFAYACPEILLGLPYNPFLSDTWSMGVILYTLVVAHLPFDDTNLKKLLRETQKEVTFPPNLTVSQECKVELLIACVAQWRKTQARPPLSPLL; this is translated from the exons ATGGGGAAGGGAGATGTCTCAGAGGCAGCACCAACCACCACAGCCACAGCCTACCACTCCATCATGGATGAATATGGTTATGAGCTGGGCAAGGTCATTGGCAATGGCTCCTATGGGACAGTATATGAGGCTTTCTACACAAAGCAGAAGATCATGGTGGCAGTCAAgatcatctcaaagaaaaaggcCTCTGATGACTATCTTAACAAGTTCATGACCCGTGAGATACAG GTAATGAAAGTCTTGCGGCACAAGTACCTCATCAACTTCTATCAGGCCATTGAGACCACATCTCGAGTATACATCATTCTGGAGCTGGCTCAGGGTGGTGACGTCCTTGAACGGATCCAGCGCTACGGGGCCTGCTCTGAGCCCCTTGCTGGCAAGTGGTTCTCCCAGCTGACCCTGGGCATTGCCTACCTGCACAGCAAGGGCATCGTGCACCG CCTGACGCCCAGCCTTTCTGCTGCTGGTAGGGACTTAAAGTTGGAGAACCTGTTGCTGGACAAGTGGGAGAGTGTGAAGATATCGGACTTTGGCTTTGCCAAGATGGTGCCTTCTAACAACCATGTGGGTCATAGCGCTTCTTACCGCCAAGTGAACTGCTTTTCCCACCTTAGCCAGACTTACTGTGGCAGCTTTGCTTATGCCTGCCCAGAGATCTTACTAGGTTTGCCCTACAACCCTTTCCTGTCTGACACCTGGAGCATGGGCGTCATCCTTTACACTCTAGTGGTTGCTCATCTGCCCTTTGACGACACCAATCTCAAAAAGCTGCTGAGAGAGACTCAGAAGGAGGTCACTTTCCCACCTAACCTCACCGTCTCCCAGGAGTGCAAG GTCGAGCTGCTCATTGCCTGCGTGGCACAATGGAGAAAAACTCAGGCAagacctcctctctctcccctgctcTAG
- the TSSK4 gene encoding testis-specific serine/threonine-protein kinase 4 isoform X4: MGKGDVSEAAPTTTATAYHSIMDEYGYELGKVIGNGSYGTVYEAFYTKQKIMVAVKIISKKKASDDYLNKFMTREIQVMKVLRHKYLINFYQAIETTSRVYIILELAQGGDVLERIQRYGACSEPLAGKWFSQLTLGIAYLHSKGIVHRDLKLENLLLDKWESVKISDFGFAKMVPSNNHVGHSASYRQVNCFSHLSQTYCGSFAYACPEILLGLPYNPFLSDTWSMGVILYTLVVAHLPFDDTNLKKLLRETQKEVTFPPNLTVSQECKVELLIACVAQWRKTQARPPLSPLL; this comes from the exons ATGGGGAAGGGAGATGTCTCAGAGGCAGCACCAACCACCACAGCCACAGCCTACCACTCCATCATGGATGAATATGGTTATGAGCTGGGCAAGGTCATTGGCAATGGCTCCTATGGGACAGTATATGAGGCTTTCTACACAAAGCAGAAGATCATGGTGGCAGTCAAgatcatctcaaagaaaaaggcCTCTGATGACTATCTTAACAAGTTCATGACCCGTGAGATACAG GTAATGAAAGTCTTGCGGCACAAGTACCTCATCAACTTCTATCAGGCCATTGAGACCACATCTCGAGTATACATCATTCTGGAGCTGGCTCAGGGTGGTGACGTCCTTGAACGGATCCAGCGCTACGGGGCCTGCTCTGAGCCCCTTGCTGGCAAGTGGTTCTCCCAGCTGACCCTGGGCATTGCCTACCTGCACAGCAAGGGCATCGTGCACCG GGACTTAAAGTTGGAGAACCTGTTGCTGGACAAGTGGGAGAGTGTGAAGATATCGGACTTTGGCTTTGCCAAGATGGTGCCTTCTAACAACCATGTGGGTCATAGCGCTTCTTACCGCCAAGTGAACTGCTTTTCCCACCTTAGCCAGACTTACTGTGGCAGCTTTGCTTATGCCTGCCCAGAGATCTTACTAGGTTTGCCCTACAACCCTTTCCTGTCTGACACCTGGAGCATGGGCGTCATCCTTTACACTCTAGTGGTTGCTCATCTGCCCTTTGACGACACCAATCTCAAAAAGCTGCTGAGAGAGACTCAGAAGGAGGTCACTTTCCCACCTAACCTCACCGTCTCCCAGGAGTGCAAG GTCGAGCTGCTCATTGCCTGCGTGGCACAATGGAGAAAAACTCAGGCAagacctcctctctctcccctgctcTAG
- the CHMP4A gene encoding charged multivesicular body protein 4a has protein sequence MSGLGRLFGKGKKEKGPTPEEAIQKLKETEKILIKKQEFLEQKIQQELQTAKKYGTKNKRAALQALRRKKRLEQQLAQTDGTLSTLEFQREAIENATTNAEVLRTMELAARGMKKAYQDMDIDKVDELMADITEQQEVAQQISDAISQPVGFGDDVDEDELLEELEELEQEKLAQELLNVGDKEEEPPVKLPSIPSTHLPAGPAPKADEDEEALKQLAEWVS, from the exons ATGAGTGGTCTCGGCAGGCTCTTTGGGAAGG ggaagaaggagaaggggcCAACCCCTGAAGAAGCAATACagaaactgaaggagacagagaagataCTGATCAAGAAACAGGAATTTCTGGAGCAGAAGATTCAGCAGGAGCTACAAACAGCCAAGAAGTATGGGACCAAGAATAAGAGAG CTGCCCTACAGGCTTTGCGGAGAAAGAAAAGATTGGAACAGCAGCTGGCACAAACTGATGGGACGTTATCCACCCTGGAGTTTCAGCGTGAGGCCATTGAGAATGCCACCACCAATGCAGAAGTTCTTCGTACCATGGAGCTTGCTGCCCGAGGCATGAAGAAGGCCTACCAGGACAT GGACATTGACAAAGTAGATGAACTGATGGCTGACATCACAGAACAACAGGAGGTGGCCCAGCAGATCTCAGATGCCATATCTCAGCCTGTGGGCTTTGGAGATGATGTGGATGAG GATGAACTGCTGGAGGAACTAGaggagctggagcaggagaaaTTGGCTCAGGAGTTGCTAAATGTGGGCGACAAGGAGGAAGAACCCCCAGTCAAATTGCCGAGTATACCTTCTACACATCTGCCAGCAGGACCAG CTCCCAAAGCGGATGAAGATGAAGAAGCACTAAAGCAGTTGGCTGAGTGGGTATCCTGA
- the MDP1 gene encoding magnesium-dependent phosphatase 1 isoform X2 — MARLPKLAVFDLDYTLWPFWVDTHVDPPFHKSSNGTVRDRRGQDVRLYPEVPEVLKRLQSLGVPSAAASRTGEIEGANQLLELFDLIRCYLHSHPEWNESSNSKSRVRDICKGPNWALRMSLILGLN, encoded by the exons ATGGCGCGGCTACCGAAGCTGGCAGTCTTTGATTTGG ATTACACTCTATGGCCTTTCTGGGTCGACACGCACGTAGACCCCCCGTTTCACAAGAGCAG TAATGGAACTGTACGAGATAGGCGGGGCCAAGACGTCCGACTGTACCCAGAAGTGCCTGAGGTCCTAAAACGATTGCAGAGCCTTGGGGTGCCCAGTGCAGCTGCTTCACG GACAGGTGAGATAGAAGGGGCCAACCAGCTACTGGAGCTCTTTGACCTCATCAG GTGTTACCTGCATTCACATCCAGAATGGAATGAATCTTCAAACTCTAAGTCAAGGGTTAGAGACATTTGCAAAGGCCCAAACTGGGCCTTGAGGATGAGCCTCATTTTAGGCCTAAACTGA
- the MDP1 gene encoding magnesium-dependent phosphatase 1 isoform X1, with protein sequence MARLPKLAVFDLDYTLWPFWVDTHVDPPFHKSSNGTVRDRRGQDVRLYPEVPEVLKRLQSLGVPSAAASRTGEIEGANQLLELFDLIRYFVHREIYPGSKVTHFERLQQKTGIPFSQMIFFDDERRNIVDVSKLGVTCIHIQNGMNLQTLSQGLETFAKAQTGP encoded by the exons ATGGCGCGGCTACCGAAGCTGGCAGTCTTTGATTTGG ATTACACTCTATGGCCTTTCTGGGTCGACACGCACGTAGACCCCCCGTTTCACAAGAGCAG TAATGGAACTGTACGAGATAGGCGGGGCCAAGACGTCCGACTGTACCCAGAAGTGCCTGAGGTCCTAAAACGATTGCAGAGCCTTGGGGTGCCCAGTGCAGCTGCTTCACG GACAGGTGAGATAGAAGGGGCCAACCAGCTACTGGAGCTCTTTGACCTCATCAGGTACTTTGTTCATCGGGAAATCTATCCAGGCAGCAAAGTCACACACTTTGAGAG GTTACAGCAGAAGACTGGAATTCCTTTCTCCCAGATGATCTTCTTTGATGATGAGAGGCGGAATATTGTAGACGTCAGCAAACTGG GTGTTACCTGCATTCACATCCAGAATGGAATGAATCTTCAAACTCTAAGTCAAGGGTTAGAGACATTTGCAAAGGCCCAAACTGGGCCTTGA
- the NEDD8 gene encoding ubiquitin-like protein NEDD8 has protein sequence MLIKVKTLTGKEIEIDIEPTDKVERIKERVEEKEGIPPQQQRLIYSGKQMNDEKTAADYKILGGSVLHLVLALRGGGGGLRQ, from the exons ACGCTGACCGGAAAGGAAATTGAGATTGACATTGAACCTACAGATAAG GTGGAGCGAATCAAGGAGCgtgtggaggagaaggagggaatcCCTCCACAACAGCAGAGACTCATCTACAGTGGCAAACAGAT GAATGATGAGAAAACAGCAGCTGATTACAAGATTTTAGGTGGTTCAGTCCTCCACCTCGTGTTGGCTctgagaggaggaggtggtggtctAAGGCAGTGA